The DNA region GACTGAGCGTCGAGGGGTTCATCCACGTCTGGGACGTCGCCCAGAACGGCACCGCGCCGGAGACGAACGTCGACCTCGTCAACAGTCTGCTGGAGACGGGCGGCCTCATCGGCTCGTCGTGGACTATCACCATCGTCGTCGCGGCGCTGGCGCTCGGCGGACTGCTGGAGCGAACGGGCGTCCTTGCGGTTCTCGCGTATCACCTCAGCAACGGTCTTCACAGCGTCGCTGGCATCACCGCCGGGACAGCCGTCTCCGCGTTCGGAATGAACGTCCTCGCCGCCGAGCAGTACATGAGTATCGTCGTCCCCGGTATGAGCCTCCGCGGCATCTACGAGGAGAAGGGTCTCGACAGCCGCAACCTCTCGCGCGCCGTCGAGGCCGCCGGAACGACGACGAGCGCGCTCATCCCGTGGAACGCGGGCGGCGTCTATATGGCGGGCGTTCTCGGGGTGCCGACGCTCGAATACGCGCCGTACTACTTCCTCGGCCTCATCTCGCCGCTCGTGCTCCTGTTCATGGGCGTCACCGGCTGGCGCATCACCTATCAGGGCGAGGAGACGACCGCCGGAATTCGAGGCGCGGTCGAATCCATCGGCGACGACTGAATTCGGCCGACGGCGACCGAGTGCGACCGGCGACGATTGAACTTGGCCGACGACGACCGAGCGCGGCCGACGACGAGTGACGAAATCGACGACGCCCGTCGATGCCGCCGCCGTTACCGGCGGACGAGCCTCGACGTGTCGGCCCCGGTCTCGTCGGCGGCGTCGGCGTCGAGGACCGGGAGCGAGACGCGAACCCGCGTTCCGCGCGGCGTCCGCTCTTCGAGGTCGACGGTGCCGTCGGAGTCGTCGACGATCCAGTTGACCAGCCAGAGGCCGATGCCGCTGGCGTGGGTGAGTTGCGTCTCCTGTCCCGACTGGAACACCGACAGTTCGTCGTGCGGAATCCCCGGCCCGTCGTCGGCGACGCAGAAGTCGATTCGGTCGTCCTCGTGCAGTTCGAGCGAGACCCGGACGCGGGGCCGCGCGTTCGGATTGTGGACGATCGCGTTCTCCAGCAGGTTGTTCACCGCGACGCCGAGGAGTTGGTTGGCTCGGACGGATCCCGTCTTCCCGTAATCAGTCTCGACGAGCGCGTCGGGATACTCGTCGCGAACCGTCCTCACCTCCCGGTCGACGAGCGCGCGGAGGTCGACGACCGTCTGCTCGGCGTCCGAGAGCAGATGCTCGATGCGTCGAGCGTTGTCGCCGAGCGACGCGAGGTCCAACGCCGTCTGCTCGATTATCTCGGCGTGCGCTTCGACGTCACCGTCGGCCTCGGTCAGGAGGTCGGCGTAGCCGAGGATGACGTTCGAGCGGTTCCGGACGTCGTGCCGGAGGACGCGGTTGAGCACGCGCAGTCGTTGGTTGAGCCGCGTCGTCCGCTCGCGTTCGGCGGCCAGACGGTGCTCGGTGGTCCGTCGCTGCACGTCGTACACCCCGACCAGGAACCCGACGAGCGCGCCGCTTGTCATCCCGCCGACGAAGACGATGCTCCAGTTGCTCAGGACGACCCCCTCCGAAAGCTGATAGAGCAGCATCAGCGCGACGATGGCGCAGGTGATTGCCGCGCCCGCCGAGCACCAGAACCCGACTGTCGCCACGTTCGAGTCGTCGAACTCCTGGCGGGTGAGCCAGACGCCGCACAGAAAG from Haloprofundus halobius includes:
- a CDS encoding ATP-binding protein; translation: MKSAGRVLGYLSVFGFAVVTAAVYALHGVRSSRSVPTFIFGAFIPFCVALILFLCGVWLTRQEFDDSNVATVGFWCSAGAAITCAIVALMLLYQLSEGVVLSNWSIVFVGGMTSGALVGFLVGVYDVQRRTTEHRLAAERERTTRLNQRLRVLNRVLRHDVRNRSNVILGYADLLTEADGDVEAHAEIIEQTALDLASLGDNARRIEHLLSDAEQTVVDLRALVDREVRTVRDEYPDALVETDYGKTGSVRANQLLGVAVNNLLENAIVHNPNARPRVRVSLELHEDDRIDFCVADDGPGIPHDELSVFQSGQETQLTHASGIGLWLVNWIVDDSDGTVDLEERTPRGTRVRVSLPVLDADAADETGADTSRLVRR